The following nucleotide sequence is from Mytilus edulis chromosome 13, xbMytEdul2.2, whole genome shotgun sequence.
TCTTTTGTAGTATTCTCTAAGTTAGCAATCCTGTCTTCCAAATCGTCCCTCTTCCTTTTATTTGTCCCATTGTTGTTGTTGTCACCACTACTCTGCACAATGTCACCACTCATCTGCACATTGACAGGATTAGCACTAGTAGTGGGAGTcttaaaaacagaaaacaaaatcggtcttaaaaacagaaacaaaaccgGTATCATTATTAACACACATTACATAACACCAGTCAATGCCAGTGAATCACTATTAATATCAAAATTCTATGTAAATTACCACAGTGttgtcaatattttcatttataaatatgaataaacatATACTTGGATTCAACCAGTATGGATTACGTCACAGTAAGACAAGTAATTATGTATTAACCAACaagacaattttatatttttatatgctcGTTATGTGGTACAATTTGTTGCTCATAAGTGAAGGCCACACAAAGACCATAAATGATGGCATTGTCCAATTACTTCTTAGGTTATTATCTCATTGGCatacaattttagaaattatcTAGTGCGATCATTGATTTGTCTTCTAAGCTTATCATCCTAGTCAATGTGCAGAATTGTATATGTAAAATTCAATAGATTTAATTTTATCTGCCAGCCAAGACATTACATTCAAAGTGCAGGACTAGAAATTACTTACTTGATCTTGTGACTGGGTTAAATCTTGTCCACTAGGTTGCCCATATTCATTTGCATACAGTATCAAACAATGTGTGGCCCACCTGGCTTCTTCAACTGTATTATCTCTATTGGCAAATTGAAGTAAATCTTGTAGTTCTGCACCAGTTAAATCCAGAACCTgatcaataatttaaaacaaaaaaaatgacaaataaaactcAACAGAGCTTTTGTTTTACTTCTTGTACTAGTAACCTtgctaaatttaaataaaactggtTTATTTATAATGTATTACAAAACACTTGACTTGCATATGATTGTCTATAAATGGTTTTAAAATAGTAGCAAGATAAATCAAGTCAAACAATGAAAtgattaaggttcatcataaccttttggctaaaatggccgtatttacaccccaaattttactctgagtacagactaacctatacacctgcaacagttttaagggatggcaggaactagatatataaattttaaatgcattttatgtttcagaaaattataaacttttctagattttgctatccattttttttcgttcctgcagaaggtgcaaaaattaactaagtcgtgaaaacgattgagaagctcccctcatataatcaatgttgtgagtagtattgatttaaatggacaatagatggacaatagacacctgtaaacaataggtgatttaacaggtttaaactgtgtaactgagtggaccgtatcaaatgaaactcgggtgtttgtttattttgctatcttctgcagactggaaaaaaatggacatcaaaatccaggtaagtttttaattttctgaaacgtagacttcatataacttttatatatctagttcctgccatgccttaaaactttcctggatgtaccagtttgtctgtactcatagtaatttttgaggtgtaaacacggccatatttttcaattccttatgatgaaccttaatagtACTACAAACCTGTTGCCTCAGATCATCCATGGATAAATTATCCAATTTGTTGTCCTTTTGAAAACGGGCAAACTCCTTTAAGCCCTGTGGTTGTCCTCCTCTTATTCTCTTAATAGCTGCCACTAACCGTACCCCTTTTAATGGGTGCCTCCGTTTCAAACACGTGGATAAAACCATCTGAAAATAAATACACAACTCTACACACTAGTCTAGACATCAAATGACCTTGCGCACCTGTTGAGGGAAATCCCCTTTTggcattttttaaaaactatcTGAAGTACCACACATAATAAACGAACATAGGCAAATGTTATTTATCATTATAATCTTAaagaaacaaacaacatttttaaaagtgtctatcatttgattatataaatcaaatcttATAAAATCTATGATAACACGTGTCGAGCGCACCTTTCGCCACGACGGGATTGTTGAAAATCTTTATACCTCATTAAATTTCGTGAGAAACTATGAAATGAACATATCTTATCAACCAgtttagaatataaatacaatacaaatgttaaaaaaaaaaaacattggtccTATAGATATAATTTATTTCGCACTCGACCTCGTGGTGTCGGACTTTCCGGCCaatctaaaatttattatatCTCCTTGGCCCtggttattttttcaaattataccTTATAACCCTTGtcattattcttcaattatatctcAAAACCTCttgctttatcaaaaaataaatataaccatCTCCAAATAAATCAAACCATCTCCTTGGCCCTCGCCATTTTTCCAGTATCATATCTCATGGCCTCTTGtccatttaaaaatgtattatgtcTATTGCTATTCTCAAATTACATGACCTCTTGTCATTCTTATATCATATGGCCTCTtgccatttaaaataaaaaatatatacctttccTATGAAGTATGTTGCCAACTTGGCCTGAGCAGTCAGGACACGGTCCGCTCTCTTCAGTGGATATTAAACAAATGAGACAGAATCACATGGACTTCCGCCTAAGTTAATTGGCCAATGAGGTTAACTAAATACCtgatataaaataaaagtgaaaataaaacacACCGAAAACTTGGAAAGAATActgtataattttaatttctattATATACTTGTGATTGTACGCAAAAGCCTGGCATTGCAGTCATAAAGAATGAAGTACGACTACAGTTGACTTAGAAACCAACCAATTAAAATACTGGGTTTGGTGTTTCTATCACACATTTTGTACTCCTAGTATTGAGTGAAGTTTTATGGCCGTTGACCTtgtatttatatgtgtgttaAGTCAGGTATAtgttaagtcaggaatatgacagttgttatccattcgtttgatgtgtctgaacttttgattttgccatttgattggggactttcctttctgaattttccttgaagttcagtatttttgtgattttactttttacagagtCAAGAAGCCTGAGAAATAAAAGAGCAATGACGAATATTACATGGCAGTTAACATATTATTTCGGATACGGCCGAGCCAAAGCACTTCTAAACTATGGATGTTTTTGTGGATGGTATGGTAGTGGTACACCAGCAGATGGCGTTGATCAGTAAGTATGCATGACTAAGGTTGATTTTTTGGATGGTAAGGTAGTGGTACACCAGTTGATGGCGTTGATCAGTAAGTATGCATGACTAAGGTTGATTTTGTGAATGGTATGGTAGTGGTACACTAGTTGATGACGTTGATCAGTGAGCATGCATGACTAAGGTTGATTTTTTGGATGGTAAGGTAGTGGTACACCAGTTGATGGCGTTGATCAGTAAGTATGCATGACTAAGGTTAATTTTATGGATGATACGGTAGTGGTACACCAGTTGATGGCGTTGATCAGTAAGTATGCATGACTAAGGTTGATTTTGTGAATGGTATGGTAGTGGTACACTAGTTGATGACGTTGATCAGGGAGCGTGCATGACTAAGGTTGATTTTTTGGATGGTAAGGTAGTGGTACACCAGTTGATGGCGTTGATCAGTGAGCATGCATGACTAAGGTTGATTTTATGGATGATACGGTAGTGGTACACCAGTTGATGGCGTTGATCAGTAAGTATGCATAACTAAGGTTGATTTTGTGGATGATATTGTAGTGGTACACCAGTTGATGGCGTTGATTAGTAAGTATGCATGACTAAGGTAGAGTTTGGGGATGGTATGGTAGTGGCACACCAGTAGATGGCGTTGATCAGTAAGTATGCATGAATAATACCTGTATAAATAAAAGGAGTGGTGAGGTTTATGTAATGGATACATCATAAACGTACACTTACAATATATCAATATGTCAAGTTTtagaaaacaatttgatattccAATTGCACAGAAGACTATCCATAGTGCTACTATAGCCTCTCAACAAGTGGCAGGTGCTCTCCACTCCAAATTCTAATTTTCTTGGATTGTTAGTTTACCTACTAAAAGTTTTCTCCTGCCACTCCGGCTTCctacataaataaaaaatgatcACCACGAATTAACACAATAGAGCTGAAAGTGCAGTTAAAcaccaattaatcaatcaataaattcATGGTGCTCAGTATTTGACAACAGGTTGAAACAACTTGAAAGAGACAGCACAATTCAAACACAAGTTGAATATATacgaataaaaaatgcatatgttCGCACTAATTGAAAGGCAGGAATACATACAAGCTAATAACGACCATAAAAGGTAGCAGCATTTTAAATTTAAGAAGATAGcatataattacaaaaataaaaaaaatgctagaTATATGTCACTGAGACAACAACCCATCAAAACAGAACACCAAGAATGAATCTCTAGGAGCCAAAAATAGTGTAGTTTCTGAATCGCTACGAGTTTAGGCAAGATAAATTTTTGTGAAAGTAAAACACTTCTGATACCTAGGACAACCACTTGGTGAGTGCATGGTTCCTAACTTGGGAAAGGCATATTGCCCTTTAGAGGATAACACTTTTTGTTCTTTCAAACTGCTTCGGTTTATTGCCGGTATCAAATTAATCAAAGAGCAACATTAATTATTAAGTAAACGTTTTCAATTTGACACGTCTATTTTAAATTTGAGTTCAGTTAAAGTTCGTATTGTGATTTATAGTATTGTATAGTTTTCCATTAATTTGTATGAACctgcttaaaaaaaatatgaaaaaataaacactTAATTTTTGCAGGTGTTGCAAAGACCACGATGATTGCTATGGTCATGTGGCTGAATGTTGGCCTAAAATTTGGCCATACTCATATGAACTTCAAAACGGAACAGTCAAATGTCAaggtaaattaaacaatttcgctgacaataataataatgatattaatgataataatttaaaataaaggataactactactactactactactactactactactactactactactactactactactactactactactactactactactactactactaccactactactactactatgatagtgataatgataatgataatgataatgataatgataatgataatgataataataataatgataataataatgatatctagaattgccattgcaagcaatagcggatgtcaccctggtccgtCAATTGCCACCAAGTGGCAgccatttcgattttttttaacattgcatTAGCATCTTTACTTCTAAATACATCACTCTGTGAATTTTCAGgcagttttgaaaattttaacatttgtactgtttccatggcaacagcggccattttgaaaattccaaagatgGATGGCAGATCCGCACATTCGATCATTTCGACAAAGTTTCATTCAATTTGAGAGACTTTCCGATTTTTTACATTCTTattgtttccatgacaacggcagccatctttGAAATGCCAACCCTCGACTGCACTTCTGCATATGGTCATTAACATTTTAGTATAGTTCCGTAACAATTGGTCAATCCAATTCAGAAAAATAGTTTTGACAAAAAAGtgtgaaataataataataaaaaaaaatatcgtacaataacaatatgtcacctaACCTCCATCAGGGTGAcattataaaaaatgaattttttttttagctaaatattatcatatttcattatttttacagATAGTCCCAGTTCCTGTAAGGGGAGAATATGTATGTGTGACAAAGTTTTTGTGGACTGTCTTAATAACAACAAGTATAACAATCATGATATAGACCAATATATACATTGTCAGGAgagataataaatttaaaacatacatgtatatctctTTGTTAATTGCCTTATTTAAGTATTTTCACATAACATTGCATGACGGACACACGGATACACGGATACAAACTTGCAAAACATAAATGTGTTAAGGTCAAACTAAGTGTTTTCTTTGATGTGTGTCCACTCTTTTGCCAGTAGCTTTTACCTGGGATGAGACAAGGAATACAACCAATAAATATACTCAGAATTTCGtgttgaaaatgaaaatacaaaaacaaatatttttgaaaagcaCATTTTAACTTTGTGTTACACCACTGTCATATGTCAGAAGATGTGATAAATgttaagaagatgtgatatgattgtcattAAAACGACTCTCACCCAGctgagaccaaatgacgtagaagttcgCAACATACATGTTTAATCTTGTCATAATTTTAATTGAGGCTGCAATCCGACGATTGTTGTTCATTGCGGTCTGTCATAACTACTGTTGAAGTATAAATCAAAttgttagtatatatataaaataagatatggtttgattgccaatgaggcaactctccacaagagaccaaatgacacagaaattaacaactataggtcaccgaacggtcttcaataatgagcaaagcccaaagcttctcttttgaattgttttaaatttttgcatCCATTATACTCTTATAAAGCATAGCTTTTTTGAACGGCTGAAAACAGAACAGTGACCGGGAATTATTCACAGCTTTGTCCTCTGGTCTTCATAGTCATAGATAGATGTCTGATGGCAATACTATCTCATTCGTCGACCTATTGAACAAGATGTATTTTGATGTTAAAAGTACTTTAAAACTTGGTTAAGTAGATTATTGTTATCGCGCGGATCAATGTAATAATTATTGATATTAGCATTTTTTAACCAAATTAACTTCAGCATATGCTAAATTGAATGAAACATGTGCTGAATTATACAGCGTATACAGAACTATAGAAACGATAAACGCGGAATCAAtgtcaaaatattgaattaagCGTATGTCAAAAAAAGATTGGACGCAAATTACTTTACTCTGATGATATTGAATAAGCAATATAATTTTGCTATCCATTGTTGTGTTTCTATTTGATGAGCTGGCACTTATATAGAAAAAGCTATTCTAAATTTCTCTTTTTATGATattgggatttaaaaaaaaaaaattttgttgtcATAATTAGgtcagagtttttttttttaaagatgcgGATACAGTCAACAACTGCAAGATCATGGATTGTAGTTCTTTAAAagtttatatctaaatattattCCAAGAACTTTACCCATAATTGCTCAACTAGAACGACTCAAAATCTATCAGTAATTTTTATGATTGGACTTTTCAAACTATAAATTATCAATCTATTCAGACGTTGCAGAAAAAAGTTCTAGGAACAGTATTTACCAATCGACAATCATCGGatgaatccgctactctccttagATGAACGCACGGAATCAGCCGAGTTGTCACGAATGAGTATTATACTTGACATTTCATAGTCTAGATCCACAACTTCCGTAAAAACCGCCAATCTGAATAAAACCTACATTCGACATGTAACTTCTTATGCTTGAATTCAAATTTGTAGAAAACTTATTCAGAGATTATAACAGAAATCAATTGTTACAAACAGAAATGTTAAAGCCATTTTCTACCAGTATTTTTGACTAAGTGGACAGAAATTACAGAAATCAATTGTTACAAACAAGAATGTTAAAACCATTTTCTACTTGTATGTCCGTTGACAACAACTCTTCCGAAATTCAGTCAACCGGAACTAAGCGTAAATACGATCTGTAACTTCTTATGACAAAATGACTTAAGCATTTCATTAataagaatataaaaacatataagacTGACGTACTGCTTATCTGTAGTCATGTTCTTCTTTTTCGGTATCGGCTTTGAACTAGACATGAGCTAAAGGATTAAAGTAGTAAGATCTGAGGTTTTTTATGATACCGTAAAAACGTAAGGTTCTAAGGTTCTACCATGGCGACCACCGGGGGATTCCCCTCACATTAATATAGATGATATAATCCGATTTAGAATGTAGGACGTTTGTCACAAATTGCGACCATTGAAAAAGCTGTAAATTATATAACCAAATAAGGATGTTAATTCCATATACACAAATCCGTTTAAggacatatatagatataggaagatgtagtatgagtgccaataagacaactctccatccaagcaataattgataaaaagtaaaccattataggtcaaggtacggccttcaacatggagtctttgctcacaccgaacagcaagccttaaagggccccaaaaattactagacgtgtaaaaccattcaaacagggaaaccaacggtctaatctatataaaaacgagaaacgagaaacacatatgaactacataaacagaggACAACCACTGTTctgaattaggacaggtgcaaacatttgcagcgggattaaacgttttaatggtaccaaaccttctcccttttctgaaacaatagtataacatcacaacatagaaagacacactgtaaaatatcaattggaaggcttaactcaatcaaaaaatatAGTTCGTTTAATCGGATTATGATGAAATGCATTACGTATTTTGCGCAGCAAAAATTTTTTGGTGTTGTTTAAGCATTATACTTGAACAAATGATGTGTTACAAATATAACTTTAACGTCTATTGACGAGTTACGCACtctctgtgtttttattttactacgttatcaaatatttatttggGCAAATAAAGTTCTTCAGTATCAATGAAATATTGTACAAGTGATTTATCTATTTTGGACTAAGTATTTTGCAAATAAACTTAGATATAGTATGTAATAAAATGTTAATGATCTGTTTGGTTAATATGTATGTACTACTGTTACATCATGTTGTCTATATTTTCAACTGTTGATTGTTGAAAATTATGATATAAGGACACGAACAAcgttaaatatatcttttttaattttgaaagtaaagaaatgaaataattatGATTGATAAGAAATGATTGAAACAGGATACTGCTCCCAAACAAAATCTTCCATAAGCATAAACCCCTAATGACACCCCTTATCATCTCTCATATGACAGGGGACTATGGTGACCAATGAGCACTTCTTTAATATTCTATCTAATGTATCTTTTAATTTAAACAAGAATATACAGGTGTAGGGATTGGGATCTCAAACAATATGCCTGTGCCtaatcaggaatatggcagttgttgtcctttcgtttgatgtatttgatcttttgatttcTCCATTtggtaagggactttccgttttggatttttctcgaagttcagtatttttgtgattttactttttatattatatttgaacATATGCATATGCCAGGTGTGGGAATGACCCCTTAGTATATAACCTGTATATAATTTACATCATCCTGGAATgacaaaacataatatatatggTTTTGGTTGGGATCTTACAAACTTACAATGTATTTGAACATAATCAAAAAACAGTGGATTGGAGTATTTTTTGTAGACTTACCCTGTATACCATAAAGGATCATCTACCTTTCAACCTTGAGGTAGGTAATATGATTCTGTGATCACTAATGAAGAAACTATGTGTGTTTCACTAATTGTACTCAAgtaataattatttgaaaattaaaaaaaatctatcccAAAGGGCTGATCCTTCCTTGCCCCCTCAAACTTCTTCTAATAGACACCAATTCATAGACAAAATCTATTTATCTCCACGATACAAGATAGTCGAATATATTGGTGATCCTAGAGAAACTTTGGCAAACGCTTTTATAGATCTGCTGTGGCAAGTACAAGTCAACAAGCGGTGGAAGAAGAAGGAGATGGAAAAGCAATAATGATAATTCTTAGAATTCATATTGCAAGCAACAAAGCATGTCATCCTCCCCATTCCACTTACCTAGAGGCATTTCtaaaatttgaaacattaaaAGCACATATGTGTATAGCTATTTCTGTAAATGGCCTACTAGCACAAACACATACtctt
It contains:
- the LOC139500116 gene encoding basic phospholipase A2 acanthin-1-like: MTNITWQLTYYFGYGRAKALLNYGCFCGWYGSGTPADGVDQCCKDHDDCYGHVAECWPKIWPYSYELQNGTVKCQDSPSSCKGRICMCDKVFVDCLNNNKYNNHDIDQYIHCQER